One segment of Ascochyta rabiei chromosome 7, complete sequence DNA contains the following:
- a CDS encoding GTP-binding protein, whose amino-acid sequence MAGTRNYDFLIKLLLIGDSGVGKSCCLLRFSEDSFTPSFITTIGIDFKIRTIELDGKRVKLQIWDTAGQERFRTITTAYYRGAMGILLVYDVTDERSFNNIRTWFSNVEQHATEGVNKILIGNKCDWEEKRAISTERGQALADELGIPFLEVSAKSNINVDQAFYSLASDIKKRLIDSARSDQAAGPSVNVGDAGGANAGMGGKCC is encoded by the exons ATGGCTGGCACAAGAAACTACGACTTTCTC ATCAAGCTCCTGCTGATTGGCGACTCCGGCGTAGGAAAGTCATGCTGTCTCCTGCGCTTCAGTGAAGACTCCTTCACGCCCTCCTTCATCACCACCATCGGCATCGACTTCAAGATAAGGACCATCGAGCTCGATGGCAAGCGCGTCAAGCTGCAGATCTGGGACACAGCCGGCCAGGAGCGTTTCAGGACCATCACCACGGCCTACTACCGCGGCGCCATGGGCATCCTGCTGGTCTACGATGTCACCGACGAGAGGAGTTTCAACA ACATCCGCACCTGGTTCTCCAACGTCGAGCAGCACGCAACCGAAGGCGTCAACAAGATCCTCATTGGCAACAAGTGCGATTGGGAAGAGAAGCGCGCCATCAGCACAGAGCGTGGCCAGGCGCTTGCAGACGAACTCGGCATTCCTTTCCTCGAGGTTTCGGCAAAGAGCAACATCAACGTCGACCAGGCCTTCTACTCGCTCGCTTCCGACATCAAGAAGAGACTCATCGACAGCGCACGATCGGACCAGGCCGCAGGGCCATCCGTGAACGTTGGCGATGCGGGGGGTGCGAATGCTGGTATGGGTGGAAAGTGCTGTTGA